The region GTCCCCCTGCTCGGGACACGTCGCGGCGAGATAGCGGGCCCCGGCGCGGGCGTCCTCCAGGTAGGCCTCGTGCCCGGTTCCGGCGGCGAGCTCCAGGAAGAACAGCACGATCCCGGCCGCCCCGGAGTGCAGGGACACCGGCCCGCCCGCCGTCGCCGGCCTGCCGTACGGGTCGGGGTTGGCCCTCCACCGCCTTCCGCGCTCGTCGTCCACGGCGGCCGCGCGGATCCACCGTCCCGCCATGATGGCCGCCGTCAGCGGAGTCTCTGCCCGCTCACCCCGGGAGCGGATCGGGTCCCTGCCCATGGGCTTTACTATCCCACAAACCCAGTAGGTAATACCAACTTTTCTGACCACGGACAGCCACTTTCGCCGCACCGTGCGATCCGATATCCGCGATCCGATATCCGCGTGGCGGTGACCGGCCCCGGGACGCCCAAGTCAGCGCCGCGAAGGGAAGCGCCACCGGAGCCACCGGGCTCCGGTCGCGTGCTCGCCCTCCTCGGGCGCGGCGTCCTCCTCGGGCGCGGCGTCGTCGTCGGGCAGGTCGTACCAGTGCGTGTCGCCGGGGTAGCCCCACGGCGTCTCCCCGGGCGCCGGCCGGGGCCTCACGCCGTGACCTTTCCCTGCGGCGCCGGAACCGGTGTGGTCACCTGCGCGGTCGCCTGGGCGGCCACCTGCGCGATCACCTGCGGGGCGACCCGGTCGGCCCAGCCGCCGAGGACCCGGTCGAGTTCGGGGATCTCGGACTCCCGCAGCGCCAGGCCGGGGGTGGGCACCAGCGCGCCCAGCTCGACCAGCACGGGGCGCAGGTGCAGCTCGACCGCCAGCGCGTGGCGGGCGTCGCCCATGACCAGCAGCGGCAGGGCCACCGTCCCGGTGAGCGCGCCACCCGGGAGCCGGTCGAGGAACGCCTTGAGCAGCCCGGTGTAGGTGGCCTTGTAGGTGGGGCTCGCGACCACGAGCACGCTCGATCCCGCGACCAGTTCCAGCGCCACCTCCACGCTCGGCGAAGGGCCGGGGGTGAACAGGTGCGGGCCGAGCGCGGACAGGTCCACGACCTCGGGCGGCGCGGCGTGCCCGATCCGCGATCCCAGCGCCTCGGCCGCCGCCACCGCGGCGAGACGCGTACGGGAACCACCGCGTGGATTGCCGACCAGTGCCACAAGAGAGCTCATGACGCCGCTCCGCGGGCGTCCGGACGCGAGTTGCCGTAGATCATGGATGATCCTCCCGAGGAGAAGGGGGCCCGGAGCCCCGAGGCGATCACGAGTGCTCGACGAACCGGCCGAAGCGGCCCTGGTGATAGAGGAGAGGACGCCGTGGCCCGTGCAGATCGGCCTGGGTGACCAGGCCGACGACGAGGATGTGGTCGCCCATCCCGACCCGTTCGTACGGCAGGCAGATCAGGTGCGCGGAGACGTCCTCCAGCAGCGGCGCCCCGAGCGGCCCGGCACGCCACCGGGTCGGCTCGGCGAAACGGTCGGCGCCCTTCCGGGCGAACCGGGCGGCGACCTCGGCCTGGTCGCTGGTCAGCACGTTCACCGCGAAGTGGTCCGCCTCGCGCAGCGAGGGCCAGGTGGTGGACGCCCGGTCCACATAGAAGGAGACGAGGGGCGGGTCCAGGCTCACCGAGGAGAACGAGGTGGCGGTCAGGCCCACCGGAACTCCCCCGCTCTGCGCTGTGATCACTACGACGCCCGCGGCGTGCACCGCGAGCGCGCTCCTGAAGCCGTCGGCGTTCAGAGCGGGGCCGGGCAGAGTCTCCGTCATGGGACCTCCGTGCGTGTCCACCGCTGCCCAGGAACCCCCCGTCGCGTGGGCGGAGCAGCGGCATTTCCTACTAAATTAGTCTGTTTACTCGGTTTTGGGAAGTGCCGTCACGCCGTGGCAGGTGGGGCCGGACAGCCGACCGGCGCCGGGCCACGCGAGTACGCGTGGCCCGGCGCCGGTCGTAGGGAGAGCTGGAGGAGGGAGATCCGGAGGTCAGGAGTCGTGCCGGCCGGGGGCGCTGATCGGGTTGACGCTCCATCCGCTGACGTCGTCGGCCCGGATGCGCCAGGTCGCTCCCGGGCCCTGCGGCAGATGGTCTCCGGTCACCGTGAAGGCGTCGACGAGGTGCAGGTAGGCCGGGAGTTCCGGCTCCGGAGCGCTCCCGCCGGCGAGGGAGGCGGCGGCATGGCGCTCACGGCGCTCCCTCGCCTGCTCGCCGACGGGTGTGAAGAAGTCCTCGAGTCCCTTCCCCTCGCCGTTCCCGGCGCGTGATCGGCGGATCTGCGCGACGACCACGGCGGCGTACTCCTCGGCGGAGACGAGGACGCCGGTGATGACCGCGCCGTTCACGGCGAGGGTGACGCTCATCTGTCCCCTGGTCGTGTCGACGGCGAATACCAGGGCCTGCAGGACGGGGTCTGCTGCGACGTTCATGCAACGCTGAGTGCCCCCGGGGCGACCGGGCATGCCTCGTCGTCCCGAGTGCCCGCCGACGCGCCGGGCCCGGTGCGTCGGCGGGGTGCGTCGGCGGGGTGCGTCGGCGGAGTGCGATCACCCGCGAGGCGTCAGGCGACCGAGGCGGGGAACCGTTCCCAGACCCGGTGCGTGGCCATCGACCGCCGCACGCCGGAGAGGACCTCCGTGGCGGAGTCGCCGGTCACCACCCCCGGCGCGCCGGTGATCCCGGCCCGCGCGAGCACGGTCGCGCCGGCGCCCCAGGCGCCGATCGCCTTGGCATGCCGCCAGCACTCGTCGACCAGGAGCGTCACCCGCGGGTCCACCGCGGCGGAGTCGCCCGCGCCCGCCTTGGCGTCACGCGCGGGCAGGGCGTCGGGCGCCGGCGCGGGGGCCGCCGCCAGCAGCAGCGCGTCGAACTCGATCGACCGGGCGGTGGCGAAGGTCCGCTGCACGGGGACGTCGTCCAGCATGCCGCCGTGCGGGGCGATCACCAGCGGCACCATGCCCGCCGCGAACACGGCCGTCCGGAGTTCGCGTACGGCGCCCAGGTCGGCGCCGTCGCCGGCGACGATGCCGACCACGCGGCCGTCGGCCGGCCACTCCTTGCCCACCTGCGACAGAGCGGCGCTGGGCGCCGGGTCGGCGAGCGGCAGCGCGGGCTCCGGCACGGGCAGGCCCAGCCCGGTGGCGACCTCCCGGCAGAGCACCGGGTCGATGTTCGCCAGGCACCGGAGCTGACGCTCCTTGATCGCCTGCTCGTAGCACTTGCCCAGCTCGAAGGTGTAGGCGCGGATGATGTGCTCCTTCTCCACCGGCGACATGCTCAGCCAGAACAGGCGCACCTGGCTGTAGTGGTCGCCGAAGGACGCGGGGCTGGCCCGGACCTTCCGCGCCTGGGCGACCTGGACCGGCGTGTCGGTGAACGCGTTCTCGGCGTCGCCCGCGACGGACGGGTTCCCGCCGTCGAGGGAGTTCGGCCGGTACGGCGCGACCCCGGCGTGGACGGCGTGCTGGTGGAAGCCGTCCCGGAGCATGTCGTTGACCGGGCAGCGCGGGCGGTTGACCGGGATCTGCGCGAAGTTCGGCCCGCCGAGCCGGGTGATCTGGGTGTCGAGGTAGGAGAACAGCCGCGCCTGCAGCAGCGGGTCGTTCGTGACGTCGATGCCCGGCGGCAGGTGGCCGGGGTGGAAGGCCACCTGCTCGACCTCGGCGAAGAAGTTCGTGGGCGTCCGGTTGAGCGTCATCCTCCCGATCGCCTGCACCGGCGCGAGCTCCTCGGGCACGATCTTGGTCGGGTCGAGCAGGTCGATGCCCTCGAAGGTCTCGTCCGGTGTGTCCGGGAAGATCTGGATGCCGAGCTCCCACTCGGGGAAGGCGCCGGCCTCGATCGCGTCGTAGAGGTCGCGGCGGTGGAAGTCGGGGTCCATCCCGCCGAGCATCTGCGCCTCCTCCCAGGTCAGGGAGTGCACGCCGAGCTTCGGCTTCCAGTGGAACTTGGCCAGCGCCGTCTCCCCCGTCTCGTTGACCAGCCGGAAGGTGTGGACGCCGAAACCCTCCATCGTCCGGAAGGAGCGCGGGATCGCGCGGTCGGACATGTTCCACATGGTGTGGTGCTGTGCCTCGGTGTGCAGGGAGACGAAGTCCCAGAACGTGTCGCGCGCGCTCTGCGCCTGGGGGATCTCCCGGTCCGGGTGCGGCTTGGCCGCGTGGATGACGTCGGGGAACTTGATCCCGTCCTGGATGAAGAAGACCGGGATGTTGTTGCCGACGAGGTCGAAGGTGCCCTCGTCGGTGTAGAACTTCGTCGCGAACCCCCGGGTGTCGCGGACCGTGTCGGCGGATCCGCGCGAGCCGAGGACGGTGGAGAACCGCACGAAGACGCCGGTCTTCCTGCCCTTCTTGAGGAAACCGGCCTTTGTCACCGTCTCGGCGGTGCCGTACGCCTCGAACACTCCGTGGGCTCCGGCGCCCCGGGCGTGGACGACGCGCTCGGGAATGCGTTCGTGGTCGAAGTGGGTGATCTTCTCGCGCAGGTGGTGGTCCTGCAGCAGGGTCGGGCCGCGCTCCCCCGCCTTCAGCGAGTGGTCGGTGTCGCGCAGCCGCGCTCCCTGCGCGGTGGTGAGGTAGGCGCCCTGCTGGCCCTTCGCGGCGGCGGGCGCGCCGGTCTCCGCCCCGGTCGGCGTGACGGTCGCGGGAGCGCCCTGCTCCGTCTTCGGCGGCGGCGGGTCGTGCGGCGTCGTCGGCTCCTCCAGGGTCGCGGGGGCGCTGCCCGGTGACCCGGGAACGTCCGGCGTCAGGAACTCGGCCACCTTCTCGGCGGCGTTCTCCACGACGTCCTTGACGACCTTGGCGGGCTTGCTGGCATCCATTCGGCGAATTCCTTACGCGAGCGGCGATGAGCAGATCCGCGCGCATACCCGCAGGTGAGGGCGGGAAACCTCCAGCCGCGACTCGCCCCCGATGAAAGCGTTTCAGGCGGCCGAATCCATCCGATCGGCATAAGGGGAGGTGAACCGGCCTGCCCGGCGAGGGCCCGGCGACCGTCCGTTGACTTCCGCCGAGACCGGTGGTTACGGTCGCGGCGCGATCACGAGGTACCGGTGATCGGAGCCGAGCACGGCCGGCCGAGCCCGCCGCGCCGCGAGCCCGTACGGGAAAGTGAGGCGGAGGCCGTGAAGCTCGGAAGAACAGCGGCGATCACCGGAGTGGTCGCGGTGATGTGCCTCACGACGGCGCAGGCCGGTGGCGCCGCGGGTGCGGGCACCGCCTCGACGGCGGCGGTCTGCGCCCGGCCGCCGCGGACGGCGAACGACCAGGCGAGCGCCGGGGCCGCCGCCGTGCACCGATACCTGTACTCGCTGACCTGTGGCACGGCGGCGGCCGACGGGGTGATCTCCGGCCAGAACGTCGGACACGGCTCGCAGGCCGCCGACACCACCGGCCTGGTCGGCTACCCGCGGCTGATCGACCGGCTCGCCCAGCAGGCCGGGCACTACACGGGCATGGCGGGCCTCGACTACGAGCACGACCAGATCTTCACTCCGCAGCAGCTGACCGTGGCCAACCAGGTGCTCGCCGGCCACGCCCGGCGTGGCGGCCTGGTCACCGTCAACTTCTCGCCGCAGAGCCCGTGGCTCAACGACGAGTCGGACATCGCCGGGAACCCGGGCGTGTGGACCAACACCCGCACCGACAACGGCCAGCTCGACGGCGTGCGGCTCGCCGACCTCCTGGACCAGAACACCCCCGCCGGGAGGGTGTGGCAGCGCAAGCTCGCCCGCGTCGCCGACGCGCTGACCCAGCTGCGCGACGCGGGGGTCGTGGTGCTGTGGCGCCCGATGCAGGAGATGAACGGGTTCTGGTTCTGGTGGGGCACCACCCTGCAGAAGGACGACGCGACCGTCTACGTCCGGCTGTGGCGCTCGATGTTCCAGTACTTCACGCAGGTGCGGCACCTGGACAACCTGCTGTGGGTCTACTCCCCGTCGGCCTACCCCACCGATCCGGGGCAGCAGAGCGCCCTGAACATCAGGTCGGCCGCGTGGGCCTACCCGGGGGACGCGTACGTGGACATCGTCGCCGGCACGTCCTACGACGACAATCTGTCCATCCCGAACTACCAGGACTACCTGCGCATCCCGAAGGTCGTCGGCGAGGCGGAGTACGGCCCGGACCTGTTCGGCTCGCAAGTCACGGCGGGCAGCCTCGACGTCAGGCGGTACGCCACGCGGCTGCGGCAGGACTACCCCGCCGTCGCGTACTGGGTCTCCTGGCACGACTACACCCTGTCGGCGACCGAGACCGCGCACCTGTCCCTGATCGCCAACCGGAACGCCGCGAGTCTGCTCGGCGATCCGTACGTGATCAACGCGGACCGCGTCGCGATCCCCTCCGCCCGCCCCAGCCCCAGCGCCTCCCCGAGCAGGACCCCCAGCCCCAGCCCGTCCCCGAGCAGGGCTCCGAGCCCCAGCCCGTCGCCGAGCGCCGGGGCGGGCGGATGCGCCGCCGTCTATCAGCTGACCGGCGACTGGCCGGGGCAGTTCCAGGGGCAGGTCACCGTACGCAACACCGGACGGGCCGCGGTCAACGGCTGGACCGTGTCCTGGACGTTCCCCGGCGGCGCCACCGTGAACCAGGTCTGGAACGGCGACGCGAGCGCGTCGAGCGGCTCGCGCGTGGTCGTCAGGAACGCGCCGTACAACGGCGCGCTCGCGGCCGGCGGCTCGACGACCTTCGGGTTCATCGCCAACGGGACCGGCTCCGGCAACACGCCGGGCAGCGTGGCCTGCACCGCCTCATGATCCCGCCCCTCTCACCTCGCCTGTGGGGGCATCGGTGGCACATCCCACCGATGCCCCCACAGGCATGGTCAGGTATCGCAACTTACGCAACGAATCCATTACGGTAACCGCTTTCAAATCGCATGAGCTGCCTGTCCGTATTAATCAGATATGTCGCCCTATGGAACATCAAAATCCTTTCCGTTACAGTTCGCGGGAACCACCATTGGGATCTTCCCCCCAGGCCGGCCTCGTACGGAGGCGGCGCCAGGTCCCTGGTCGCCCACCGGCCTCGAGCCGGCCCGGGGGGAAGGTGCCGTAAAGAAAGGGAACGCCCCGTGACGAGTAGCCGTTTGGCGCGTGGGGGACGCGCTCGACTACGCAGGCTGGGAATCATCACCACTATGGGAGCGATGCTCCTCGGACTGGCGTCCACCACCACGACGGCGGCCTCGGCCGACACCGACCCCCGCGTCGGGCTCGGCGCGGGCTGGCTGGACGCCCAGGAGGCCGCCAGCAACGTGCAACTGCTGGCTCACCTGGACAAACCGGAAGGGTTCGTCCAGCCTTCCAATCCGGGGAACTCCGCCTACGCCAACTCCGACCTGGCCTTCGCCGGCAACTACGCCTTCTCCGGCAACTACCAGGGTTTCAACATCTACGACATCTCCAACGGCGGCAGCCCCGTGCTGAAGACGTCGGTGATCTGCCCCGGCGGGCAGGGCGACCTGTCGGTCTACGGGAACCTGCTGTTCATGTCGGTCGAGGAGACCCGCGGCCGGATCGACTGCGGCACGCAGGGCGCGAGCGGCACGGTCAACCCCGACCGGTTCCGCGGCGTGCGCGTCTTCGACATCAGCGACATCAGCCGGCCGGTGCAGGTCGCGGCGGTGCAGACCTGCCGCGGCTCGCACACCCACTCGCTGGTGACCAGCAAGAACGAGCCGGAGAACGTCTACGTCTACGTCTCCGGCACGGCCGGGGTGCGCTCGGGCCAGGAGCTCGCGGGCTGCGCCAACACCGCGGCGACCGACCCCGGCACGTCGCTGTGGAGGATCGACGTCATCCGGGTGCCGCTGGCCGCCCCGCAGAACGCGGCGGTCGTCAGCCAGCCGCGGCTGTTCGCCGACCCGTCCACCGGGGCGGTCAACGGGCTGCAGAACACCCCGCCCACCCAGCAGCACCCGTCGGGCACCAACTGGTCGCCGCAGCCGGTCACCAACCACTGCCACGACATCACGGCGTACCCCGAGATCGGTCTCGCCGCCGGAGCCTGCGCGGGCAACGGCATCCTGATCGACATCTCCGACCCGTCGAACCCCAAGCGGCTGGACGCGGTCTCCGACCCGAACTACGCCTACTGGCACTCCGCGACCTTCAACAACGACGGCACCAAGGTCGTCTTCACCGACGAGTGGGGCGGCGGTTCCGCCGCGCGGTGCCGGGTCACCGACGAGCCGTCGTGGGGCGCCAACGCCATCTACGACATCGTCGGCGGCAAGCTGCAGTTCCGCAGCTACTACAAGCTCCCCGCGCCGCAGACGACCACGGAGAACTGCGTCGCGCACAACGGCTCGCTGGTCCCGGTCCCCGGGCGCGACATCATGGTCCAGGCCTGGTACCAGGGCGGGCTGTCGGCGTTCGACTTCACCGACTCCCACAACCCCAAGGAGATCGCCTACTTCGACCGCGGCCCGGTCAGCGCCACGTCGCTGGTGCTCGGCGGATACTGGTCGGCGTACTGGTACAACGGCCACATCTACGGCAACGAGATCGCCCGCGGCTTCGACGCCTTGAAGCTGACGCCGAGCCGGTTCCTCGACCAGGCCGAGATCAACGCGGCGGCGAGCGTGCGGCTCGGCAGGTTCAACACGCAGGCCCAGCCGAGGCTGACCTGGGAGCCGAGCTTCGACCTGGTCCGGGCGCGCTACGTGCAGGCGGTGCGTACGGGCAAGATGTCCACGGGCGGCGCCACGTCGGTGAAGG is a window of Microbispora sp. NBC_01189 DNA encoding:
- a CDS encoding NAD(P)H-dependent oxidoreductase translates to MSSLVALVGNPRGGSRTRLAAVAAAEALGSRIGHAAPPEVVDLSALGPHLFTPGPSPSVEVALELVAGSSVLVVASPTYKATYTGLLKAFLDRLPGGALTGTVALPLLVMGDARHALAVELHLRPVLVELGALVPTPGLALRESEIPELDRVLGGWADRVAPQVIAQVAAQATAQVTTPVPAPQGKVTA
- a CDS encoding flavin reductase family protein translates to MTETLPGPALNADGFRSALAVHAAGVVVITAQSGGVPVGLTATSFSSVSLDPPLVSFYVDRASTTWPSLREADHFAVNVLTSDQAEVAARFARKGADRFAEPTRWRAGPLGAPLLEDVSAHLICLPYERVGMGDHILVVGLVTQADLHGPRRPLLYHQGRFGRFVEHS
- a CDS encoding catalase: MDASKPAKVVKDVVENAAEKVAEFLTPDVPGSPGSAPATLEEPTTPHDPPPPKTEQGAPATVTPTGAETGAPAAAKGQQGAYLTTAQGARLRDTDHSLKAGERGPTLLQDHHLREKITHFDHERIPERVVHARGAGAHGVFEAYGTAETVTKAGFLKKGRKTGVFVRFSTVLGSRGSADTVRDTRGFATKFYTDEGTFDLVGNNIPVFFIQDGIKFPDVIHAAKPHPDREIPQAQSARDTFWDFVSLHTEAQHHTMWNMSDRAIPRSFRTMEGFGVHTFRLVNETGETALAKFHWKPKLGVHSLTWEEAQMLGGMDPDFHRRDLYDAIEAGAFPEWELGIQIFPDTPDETFEGIDLLDPTKIVPEELAPVQAIGRMTLNRTPTNFFAEVEQVAFHPGHLPPGIDVTNDPLLQARLFSYLDTQITRLGGPNFAQIPVNRPRCPVNDMLRDGFHQHAVHAGVAPYRPNSLDGGNPSVAGDAENAFTDTPVQVAQARKVRASPASFGDHYSQVRLFWLSMSPVEKEHIIRAYTFELGKCYEQAIKERQLRCLANIDPVLCREVATGLGLPVPEPALPLADPAPSAALSQVGKEWPADGRVVGIVAGDGADLGAVRELRTAVFAAGMVPLVIAPHGGMLDDVPVQRTFATARSIEFDALLLAAAPAPAPDALPARDAKAGAGDSAAVDPRVTLLVDECWRHAKAIGAWGAGATVLARAGITGAPGVVTGDSATEVLSGVRRSMATHRVWERFPASVA
- a CDS encoding glycosyl hydrolase codes for the protein MIGAEHGRPSPPRREPVRESEAEAVKLGRTAAITGVVAVMCLTTAQAGGAAGAGTASTAAVCARPPRTANDQASAGAAAVHRYLYSLTCGTAAADGVISGQNVGHGSQAADTTGLVGYPRLIDRLAQQAGHYTGMAGLDYEHDQIFTPQQLTVANQVLAGHARRGGLVTVNFSPQSPWLNDESDIAGNPGVWTNTRTDNGQLDGVRLADLLDQNTPAGRVWQRKLARVADALTQLRDAGVVVLWRPMQEMNGFWFWWGTTLQKDDATVYVRLWRSMFQYFTQVRHLDNLLWVYSPSAYPTDPGQQSALNIRSAAWAYPGDAYVDIVAGTSYDDNLSIPNYQDYLRIPKVVGEAEYGPDLFGSQVTAGSLDVRRYATRLRQDYPAVAYWVSWHDYTLSATETAHLSLIANRNAASLLGDPYVINADRVAIPSARPSPSASPSRTPSPSPSPSRAPSPSPSPSAGAGGCAAVYQLTGDWPGQFQGQVTVRNTGRAAVNGWTVSWTFPGGATVNQVWNGDASASSGSRVVVRNAPYNGALAAGGSTTFGFIANGTGSGNTPGSVACTAS
- a CDS encoding LVIVD repeat-containing protein, which gives rise to MLLGLASTTTTAASADTDPRVGLGAGWLDAQEAASNVQLLAHLDKPEGFVQPSNPGNSAYANSDLAFAGNYAFSGNYQGFNIYDISNGGSPVLKTSVICPGGQGDLSVYGNLLFMSVEETRGRIDCGTQGASGTVNPDRFRGVRVFDISDISRPVQVAAVQTCRGSHTHSLVTSKNEPENVYVYVSGTAGVRSGQELAGCANTAATDPGTSLWRIDVIRVPLAAPQNAAVVSQPRLFADPSTGAVNGLQNTPPTQQHPSGTNWSPQPVTNHCHDITAYPEIGLAAGACAGNGILIDISDPSNPKRLDAVSDPNYAYWHSATFNNDGTKVVFTDEWGGGSAARCRVTDEPSWGANAIYDIVGGKLQFRSYYKLPAPQTTTENCVAHNGSLVPVPGRDIMVQAWYQGGLSAFDFTDSHNPKEIAYFDRGPVSATSLVLGGYWSAYWYNGHIYGNEIARGFDALKLTPSRFLDQAEINAAASVRLGRFNTQAQPRLTWEPSFDLVRARYVQAVRTGKMSTGGATSVKVSIDKAEQLSQQGQRQAASALLLSAAKPPLKESDKEQAALIEALKDLAAALTATQPADRTAPVTSATTDPARPAGGWFTGQVKVTLTAADEAKGSGVDHTEYRLDGGAWTRYTAPVVLSGDGAHALAYRSADKAGNVEDIRTVTAKIDATAPVTTPTVPPANGDGEHDGDVQVTLSATDETSGLARTEYALDAGDWTPYAGPVTVSGPGEHVLRYRSADKAGNVEEAKSVKLTIATPAPRVPLTVTASSRCVGTSAHVAVTAVNDAAVPANVSLTTPFGAKTIDGVAPAKQAYQSFNTRTGQLAAGTVTVTGTAVIGGKQGTTSYEVAYNAISCA